A section of the Candidatus Woesearchaeota archaeon genome encodes:
- a CDS encoding class I SAM-dependent methyltransferase yields MPDFYEYLPQGALLGAIDQDQSRDDLRFVFRHCNKKHKILDVACGEGRHLIPLRARNYAVEGVDSSKNLLRHAKAIARKKGIKISVRLGTMERLPYPDKCFDRVFCMWSSFNHLLQKEMQVRALREFVRVLRPKGRAFLDLAYLPFVASQGNVVYGKDKHIVQSGVYKGKVLWLYLHDERSVASLMKSAKIANFKSYTRIFGSSRRLIVSLQPAKNL; encoded by the coding sequence ATGCCAGATTTCTACGAATATCTTCCTCAAGGAGCGCTCTTAGGAGCGATTGACCAGGATCAGAGTCGCGATGATTTAAGGTTTGTTTTTCGTCACTGCAATAAAAAGCATAAAATATTGGATGTGGCTTGTGGTGAAGGGCGTCACCTCATTCCTCTTCGCGCAAGAAACTATGCTGTTGAAGGTGTTGATTCATCAAAGAACTTGTTGAGGCACGCCAAGGCAATTGCAAGAAAGAAGGGAATAAAAATTTCTGTGCGTTTGGGAACGATGGAACGCCTGCCGTATCCTGACAAGTGCTTTGATCGTGTTTTTTGCATGTGGTCTTCTTTTAATCATCTTCTTCAGAAAGAGATGCAAGTTCGTGCTCTCAGAGAGTTTGTTCGGGTTCTTCGACCGAAGGGAAGAGCATTTTTAGACCTGGCGTATTTGCCTTTTGTTGCTTCTCAAGGGAATGTTGTTTATGGAAAAGATAAGCACATCGTTCAAAGCGGGGTATATAAAGGAAAGGTGCTTTGGCTCTACCTCCACGATGAAAGGAGCGTAGCTTCTTTAATGAAATCAGCTAAAATTGCTAATTTTAAGTCCTATACCAGAATATTTGGTTCTTCACGTCGCTTAATTGTGTCCTTGCAACCAGCAAAAAATTTATAA